A region of the Leucobacter komagatae genome:
GCTGCCCTACAACAACCTCGCCGCGCTCGAGCACGCGTTCGAGACGCACCCCGGCGAGATCGCCGCCGTCATCACGGAGTCCGCCGCGGCGAACATGGGGATACTGCCGCCCGACCCCGGCTTCACCGAGGGGCTCATCCGCCTCGCCCACGCGCACGGCGCGCTCGTCATCACCGACGAGGTACTCACCGGGTTCCGCGCGAGCGCTTCCGGCTACTGGGGCATCGAGCGTGAGGGCATGCCCGACGGCCTGCAGCCCGACCTCTTCACCTTCGGCAAGGTCGTCGGAGGCGGGCTGCCGCTCGCCGCGCTCGGCGGCAGGCGCGACCTCATGGAGCAGCTCGCGCCTCTCGGGCCCGTCTACCAGGGTGGCACGCTCTCGGGGAACCCGCTCGCCGTTGCCGCAGGGCTCGCGACGCTGCGGAACGCAGACGATGCGGTCTACGAGCGGCTTGCGGCCGCCGCAGACGCGCTCGCAGTCGAACTCGACGATGCGCTCACTGCCGCCGGTGTCGCCCACAGGGTGCAGCGGGCGGGCACGCTGCTCAGCGTGCTCTTCGGCGACTACCCAGTGGCCCCCGCCACCTACGACGACGTGCTCGGGCAAGACACCGCGAAGCACCGGGCGTTCTTCCACTCGATGCTCGAGGCCGGCGTGAACCTGCCGCCGAGCGCCTTCGAGGCTTGGTTCGTGAGCGCCGCGCACGACGACAGGGTCATCGGAAGGATCGCGGGGGCGCTGCCGGCTGCGGCTCGGGCTGCGGCTGCGGCATAGGGCTCTACTGGTTGGTGGCCGGCTGCACGGTTTGGGACGGTCGGCCACACGCCCTGGGATCTGCGATAGATCTGCCACTATGCACGAGGTTCGGCATGTGAAGTGCAGAAAGCATCGGCTCTGTTTGGTCTGAGCGGGGCGTGAGGCGGGTGTGCCTCGGGTGTCGTCCCGGCGCTCAGCCGCACGGCCTGGGATATGCAGAAGATCTGCCCGTGCGCACAAGGTTCGGCATGTGAACTGCAGAAAGCATTGGGAAGGCTGGCCGGGCCGGGTTGGTCGAGTCGGGCTGGCTGGGCTGGGCCGGGGCGGGCACGAACAGGCCCCGAGTACACAAACGGGGAGGGCACCACCGGAATGGGCCCTCCCCGTTCTGAGCCTTAGGGCTCAGTGCAATGGATTACTCCGCGATAACCGGGCCGAAGGCCGCGGGCAGCGTCGCCTCAACCGACGCACGCAGCTCGGCGAGGGGGAGCGTGAAGCGATCCTGAACCTCGATCGCAGCGTCCGCGCCCGCGAGGTCGGTGACGCCGACCTTGAGCACGGGGTAGTTCCGCCCCTCGCAGAGGCCACGGAACTTCACGTCCTCCTCGTGGGGAACGGCGACGAGCACGCGGCCCTGCGACTCCGAGAAGAGCGCGGCAACAGCGTCGACGCCGTCGCGCTCCATGATCTCGGTGATCCAGACGCGAGCGCCGATGCCGAAGCGGAGTGCGCCGTCGACGACGGCCTGCGCGAGGCCACCCTCTGACAGGTCGACCGCTGCCGAGAGCAGGCCGCCCTGACTCGCCGCGTGGAGCAGCTCGGCCAGCGTGCGCTCAGCATCGAGGTCAGCCTTCGGGGGAAGCCCGCCGAGGTGCGAGTGCACGGCCTCAGCCCAGGCCGAGCCGTCGAGCTCGTCGCGGGTCACGCCGAGCAGGTAGAGGTTCTCGCCCTGATCCTGCCAGCCCGAGGGGATGCGGCGCGCGACGTCGTCGATGATGCCGAGCACGCCAACAACGGGAGTCGGGTGGATCGGGGTATCGCCCGTCTGGTTGTAGAACGACACGTTGCCGCCGGTGACGGGAACCTCGAGCTCGAGGCAGGCGTCAGACAGGCCCTCAACGGCCTGCGAGAACTGCCACATGACCTCGGGGTTCTCGGGGCTGCCGAAGTTCAGGCAGTCGGTGACTGCGGTCGGCACGGCGCCCGAGGTGGCGACGTTGCGGTACGCCTCGCCGAGCGCGAGCTGCGCGCCAGCGTACGGGTCGAGCTGGCAGTAGCGGCCGTTCGCGTCGGTCGAGATCGCGACGCCGAGGCCGGTCTCTTCGTTCACGCGAATCATGCCGGCGCCGTCGGGGAACGACAGGGCGGTGTTGCCACCGACGTAGTAGTCGTACTGGTTCGTGACCCACGACACGTCAGCCTGGTTCGGCGACGACGAGACCGCGAGCAGCTGCGCGCGGAGCGCGTCGCCGTCTTCGTCGCGTGCGAGGCCCGCGGCGTTGACCGAGTCTGCCTGAAGGGCGTCGATCCACGTCGGGTAGGCGACGGGGCGCTCGTAGACGGGGCCGTCAACGGCGACGGTCGAGGGGTCGACGTTCACGATCTCCTCGCCGCGCCAGTTGATGACGAGGCGGTTCGTGTCGGTGACCTCACCGAGCACGCTCGTCTCAACGTCCCACTTCGCGGTCACCGCGAGGAACTCGTCGAGCTTCTCGGGCGCGACGATCGCCATCATGCGCTCCTGGCTCTCCGACATGAGGATCTCCTCGGCCGTGAGCGACGGGTCGCGCAGCAGTACGCTGTCGAGCTCGATGAACATGCCGCCGTCACCGTTCGCCGCGAGCTCGCTTGTCGCGCACGAGATGCCGGCCGCGCCGAGATCCTGAATACCCTCGACGAGCTCGCCCTGGAACAGTTCGAGGCAGCACTCGATGAGTACCTTCTCAGCGAAGGGATCGCCGACCTGCACGGCGGGGCGCTTCGTGGGGCCGCCCTCATCGAACGAATCGGAGGCGAGGATCGACGCGCCGCCGATGCCGTCGCCGCCGGTGCGGGCGCCGAAGAGCACAACCTTGTTGCCGAGGCCGGAGGCGTTCGCGGTGTGGAGGTCTTCGTGGCGGAGCACGCCGACGCCGAGTGCGTTCACGAGCGGGTTCTGTTGGTAGACGCCGTCGAACACGGTCTCGCCGCCGAGGTTCGGAAGGCCGAGGCAGTTCGCGTACGACGAGATGCCCGAGACGACGCCGTGCACGACGCGCGCGGTGTCGGGGTCGTCAATCGCGCCGAACCGCAGCTGGTCCATGACCGCGACGGGGCGGGCGCCCATCGAGATGATGTCGCGGATGATGCCGCCGACGCCGGTCGCGGCGCCCTGGAACGGCTCAATGTATGAGGGGTGGTTGTGGCTCTCCACCTTGAACGTGACGGCGAGACCCTCGCCAACGTCGATGACGCCTGCGTTCTCGCCCATGCCGACGAGCAGGCGCTCGCGCATCTTGTCGTTGACCTTCTTGCCGAACTGGCGCAGGTAGATCTTCGAGGACTTGTACGAGCAGTGCTCGGACCACATGACGGAGTACATCGCCAGCTCGCCCGAGGTGGGGCGGCGGCCAAGAATCTCGCGGATCTTGTCGTACTCGTCTGGCTTGAGCCCGAGGGCCGCGTACGGCTGTTCCTTCTCGGGGGTGGCAGCCGCGTCGGCGACCGTATCGGGGCGAATGGTAGAGGCAGCGAAGTCAGTCACCCCCTCAGTCTACGCGGCTTTCGGGCACAGCTTTGCCCCCGCGAGGGCGGCCCCGCCGGGGGTGGGGAAACGAGGGGTGCGCGGCCGCCCGGCGCGCGCCGATTTCCGGGTTCTTAGGGAACGCTCTGGGTGTTCTTGGGCCGCAGGTGTCAGACTGGGGGTATGACCGAACAGCAAGCCCCACAGCAAACTCCGCAGGGTGTCGACCTCCACGCAGGCCAGGGCGCCCCGGCGCCACAGGTCGCCGCGCCGGGCACGAAGAAGCTGTCGATGTTCCTTCGGGTGAGCATCGTGCTGCTCATTGGCCTCACCCTCGCATCGATCTCGCTGCTGTTCATTGGTGACTTCGAGGGGCGCTTCGAGCGCATCTTCTCGACGTTCGCGCTGTTCGCGGTGTTCGTCGTGCTCACCGCGATCGACACGAGCCGCGACCGCGCGAACGAGTGGTACGCTCCCGTGGCTCTCATCGCGAACACGTACATCCTGGGGTTGCTGCTCGTTGTGATCTGGATGACGCCGTACGACTCGTTCTCGCTGATGTTCCAGATCTTCTGGAAGTCGTTCCTCGTGATCCTCGTCACGCGACTCGTGATCCTCTGCTGTGAGCTGCTCTTGCGCACCGGCCGCGAGGGCGACGAGGCTGGCAACCGGTTCGCCTTTGTTACGAGCGTGCTCGCTGTGCTCTCCGGGATCCTCTTCACCGCGCCCGTCGGGATCGAGGCGTTCCGCCTCCACATCCCCGATCTCTACTGGAAGATCGCGACCGCCGTGCTCATTCTCACGGCGCTGGGCCTCTCGGTGACGCTGCTGCTGCGGTGGGCGAACAACTCCGACGAGCGCGCCGCGAAGCGCGCGGCAGACAAGGCCGCTCGCGAGGCGGGCGCTCTCGGAACGCCTTTCGCGCCGCTGTCTCCGGCGTCTCCGGCGCTCCCGGTTGACGCTGCGCACGCTCCCGCAGGCGAGGCCGCTGCGGTTGCAGCACCTCTCGCCGGTGCGGCGGCGGAGCCCGGTCACGCGCCCGCAGAGGCCGGATCGCCTGTCGCGCCGCAGCAGGCTCAGCAGCCTCAGCAGCCTCAGCAGCCGACCGAGATTCTGCTTCCGTGGCCGACGTTCGCGGATGGCCGCCCGATCCCGGCCCGGCCTGACGGCCAGCCAGATTTCTCGGTTCCCGGAGCGCCGCTGCCCCCGCAGTTCTAGCGGCGCTCTTCGGGCCGAGGCGGCCCTAGACTGACTGGGTGAATGCTGCTTCCAACCCACTGATTCGCCCGATCCTGGCCGCTGAGTACCCCGCTGAGGTCGCGCTGCTGAACGCCGCCTACAGCGCTGGCCCGTATGCGGCCGACCTCGACGGCGACCCCGAGTGGGAGCGCTCGGTGAACGACACCGCGGGGCGCGACGCAGACGGCCAGGTCATCGTCATCGAGGAGAGCGGCAAGCTGCTCGGCGCGGCCTCGGTGCTGCGGCCAGGCACCTCGCACGCGAAGCTCGCGGGCGAGGGGGAGGCAGAGCTCAGGCTCGTCGCCGTCGACCCCGGCGCGCAGGGGCGAGGGATCGGTGAAGCGCTCGTGCGCGCGGGGCTCGAGGTTGCGCTCGGGTGGGGCCGGTCTGCCCTCCGCCTCGATACCGGGGTACGCAACCCGGCGCAGCGCCTCTACGCACGCCTGGGGTTCAAGCACACCGCCGAGCTCGACGCGCAGCGCACGAGCACCGGCTACGGCGATTCGCTCACCTACCGCTATGCCCTGCAAGAGCGCACTGACGTGCGAGTGCGCCTCATCCGGGCCGAGGAAGTTCCGGCCGTGAGTGCGCTGGTGCTCGCCGCCTACCGCGACGACTACGCGCACCTCGACCCCGGGTATCTCGCCCAGATCGCGGACGTGGCGGCGCGGGCCGAGGCGCACCTCGTGTGGGTCGCCGAGGATGTGAAGACTGGTGAGCTGCTTGGCACCGTCACGACGCCGCGACATCGCGAGCTGCTCACCGAGGTGTCAGTGCCCGGGGAGATGGACATCAGGCTGCTCGGAGTCTCGCAGAGCGCACGCGGCCGCGGCATCGGGGAGCTGCTGACGAAGCACAGCATGCGGCTCGCGAGGATCAGGGGCATCGACAGGCTCGTGCTCGAGACGAGCCCGCTCATGGAGGCCGCCTGGCGGCTGTACGAGCGGCTCGGGTTCGAGCGGCTTTCCGAGCGCGATCGCGCCATCACACTCGCGAGCGGTGATGAACTGCGGCTGCTCACGTACGCGCACGCGACGGGGGAGACCGCCTAACCTGTCCTCAAGAGTGTCCAAGAAACCGCAGATCAGGGTGATAAAACGCCGCAAGGCTTGAACATCAGATGAATTCGAGGTTAGGGTTACCTAAGTGGGTTCCAACGTTGGGCACATCCCCGTGCACGGGGTGCAACGTGGAACCCTTCTCGCTTCCGCCCGGAAGCCGGCGCGCCAAGACCCGAACCCCCGTCCTAAGGAATTCATTACCGTGACTCTCCGCACCTCTCGCAAGCCGCGCCTGCTCGGCCTCGCGGCAATCGCCGCCAGCGCCGCCCTCGTGCTCTCCGCCTGCAGCTCGTCGCCCGCCGAAGACGCCGAGGCGAAGCCCGAGGCAGGCTCGACCGTCTCGATCACCGACAACTACGGCACCGTCGACGTGCCCGTGAACCCCAAGACCGTTGTCGCGCTCGACAACCACGTCTTCGAGACGCTCACCGAGTGGGACGTCAAGCTTGCTGCCGCTCCGAAGGGCATCATGGGGTCGGTCTGGCCGGGCTACACCGACAACGAGGATGTCGTCGACATCGGCTCGCACCGCGAGCCGAACCTCGAGGCGATCGTCGCGGCACAGCCCGACCTCATCATCGCCGGCTACCGCTTCGGTGACTCGTACGAGGACATCAAGAAGCAGAACCCCGACTCGGTCGTCATCGATATCGCCCCGCGCGAGGGTGAAGACCTCATGACCGAGCTCAAGCGTGGCAACACGATCCTCGGCCAGATCTTCGACCACGAGGACGAGGCAGAGGCGACCAACGAGAAGCTCGACGATGCAATCGCCGGCGCGAAGAAGGCCTACAACGGCACCGATACCGTCATGGCCGTGAACACCTCGGGTGGCAAGATCGGCTACCTCGCTCCCGGAGTTGGCCGCTCGGTCGGCCCCGTGTTCGGTGCGCTCGGCCTCGTGCCCGCGCTCGAGGTGGAGGGCGCTTCGAGCGACCACCAGGGCGACGACATCTCGGTAGAGGCCATCGCCGCGTCGAACCCCGAGTGGATCATCGCGCTCGACCGTGACGCTTCGTTCGCTCCCGAAGAGCGCGAAGAGGGCTCGGCACCCGCGGCAGAGCTCATCGCCGGCTCGGAGGCGCTGAAGAACGTGCCCGCCGTGACCAAGGGCAACATCATCTACCTCGACGCGAACTTCTACCTCACCGAGGACATCCACGCGTACACCGAGCTGTTCGAGCAGATCCAGGCGGCATTCGCAGCAGCATGAACGTGAACAGCACGTCCGCCGGCAACGGCGGTGAAGGGACGCCCGCTCGAGAGAGCGGGCGTCCCCGCGTTCGCCCGGTTACACCGCGGGCGAGCATCGACTCAGCGCTGCCCGACGCCGGCGACGAGATCGCGCCGGAAAAGCGCGCCAGGGTGTGGCCGCTCGCACTCGCGACGCTCGTCGTCGTCGGGCTGCTCGCGGCGTCGCTGTTCATCGGCGTCTACGACATCACCGACGGTGACCTCGGCGCCGAAATGATGTGGATCACGCGCGTCCCGCGCACCGTCGCCCTCATGCTCGCTGGCGCCGCGATGGCTGCGAGCGGCCTCGTGATGCAGATGCTCACGCAGAACCGCTTCGTCGACGCGACCACTTCGGGCACCACCGAGTGGGCGTCGCTCGGCCTCCTCCTCACCGCCATCGTCGCCCCGAGCGTCGGGCTCGTCGGCCGCATGGTCGTGTCGAGCCTCTTCGCATTTATCGGCGCGATGGCGTTCATGCTCATCCTCCGCCGCATCGTCATCCGCTCGACGCTCGTCGTGCCGCTCATCGGCATCATGCTCGGCGCGGTCATCAGCGCCCTCACGACGTTCCTCGCAGTGCAGTTCAACCTGCTGCAGATGGTCGGCACCTGGTTCATGGGCAGCTTCACGAGCGTCGTCCGCGGCCGCTACGAGGTGCTCTGGATCGTCGCGATCGTCACGCTACTCGTCTTCCTCCTCGCCGATCGCATTACTGTCGCGGGCCTCGGGCGTGAGGTCGCAACGAGCGTCGGCATGCGGTACGAAACGATCCTCATCGCCGGTACCGCGCTCGTCGCCGTTGCCGCCGGTGTCACGACGGTCGTCGTCGGTTTCCTCCCGTTCCTAGGCCTTGTCGTTCCCAACGTCGTCGCGACGCTTCGCGGCGACAACGTCCGCAGCAACCTCCCGTGGGTGTGCCTGGGTGGCATCGCCCTCGTCACGGTCTGCGACATCATCGGGCGCACGATTCGAATGCCGTTTGAGATCCCTGTCTCGATGGTGCTCGGCATGGTCGGCGCCGTTGTTTTCATCACGATCCTGATGCGGGGGCGGTCGCGTGCGTGAACCCATCCAGCTCAGCCCCGAGGGCGAGCTCCCCATCCCACCCGAGCCTGCGCTTCCGCGCTGGCGTCAGCTCCTGCCGATCGCTATCGTCTTCGTGGTCGCAATTCTGTTCGCGATCGCGATCCTCACCTACGCGAACCCGGCGCAGCCTGGCAGCGCTGGCTTCTGGGTGATCGTTCGGTCGCGAGCGGCCTCGCTCGGCACGATCGCGCTCGTCGCGGTCTGCCAGGCAGTCGCGACGGTGCTCTTTCACACGGCGACGTCGAACCGGATCCTGACCCCGTCGATCCTCGGCTTCGATGCGCTCTACGTGCTCACCCAGACGGCGCTCGTGTACGTGTTTGGAACGGCCGCGACCGGGCTCGAGGGCATCCCGAAGATTCTCGCCCAGAGCGGGCTCATGGTTATCTTCGCGACGGCGCTCTACGGCTGGCTCTTCTCGGGCAAGCGAGCGAACCTGCACCTGCTGCTGCTCGTTGGCGTCGTGCTCGGCATCGGCTTTGGCTCCGTCTCAACGTTCATGCAGCGGATGCTCACGCCGAGCGAGTTCGACGTGCTCAGCGCGCGATTGTTCGGCAGCATCGGCAACGGCAACATCGAGTACCTTCCGTTCGCGGCAACCATCGCCCTCGGCATCCTCGTGTTCGTGTGGCGCCGCCGCAGGGTCTACGACGTCGTCGCGCTCGGCCGTGACGCGGCGGTGAGCCTCGGCGTGAACTACAGGCGCGAGGTGGTGACGATCCTCGTGCTCGTCGCCGTACTCGTCTCCGTCTCGGTCACGATGGTCGGCCCGATGACCTTCTACGGCTTCCTCGTCGCCACGCTCGCCTACCAGTTTGCGCGAAACGACTCGCACGCCGAGATCATTCCGCTCGCGATCGGCATCGGCCTCGTCACCCTGCTCGGGGCGACGTTCGTACTGAAACACATCTTCTCGGCGGGCGGCCTCGTGACCGTGATCATCGAGTTCGCTGGCGGCCTGCTCTTCCTCATCGTCCTGCTCAGAAAGGGGCTGCGTTGATCCAGCTCACCTCCGTCGGCAAAGACTACGCCGGCAAGCGCGTGCTCGGCCCGATCGACCTCACCATCGAGCCGGGCGGCATCACCGCGCTCATCGGGCCGAACGGCGCCGGTAAATCGACGATGCTCACGATCATCGGCAGGCTCCTCGGGGCCGACGCGGGCACCGTAACGGTTGGTGGCCTCGACGTGACGCAGGCGAAGCCGAAAGAACTGGCGAAGGTCGTGTCGATCCTGCGCCAGGAGAACCACTTCATGGCCCGCCTCACGGTGCGCCAACTCGTGACCTTCGGACGGTTCCCGCACTCGGCCGGGCGCACGACCGAGGCCGACCGGCGCGCGATCCACGCGGCAATCGCGTTCCTCGACCTCGCGGGGATGGAAGATCGCTTCATCGACGAGCTCTCTGGCGGCCAGCGCCAGCGCGCGTTCGTCGCGATGGTGCTCGCGCAGGATACCGACTACGTGCTGCTCGACGAACCGCTCACGGGCCTCGACATGCGGCACGCGGCGGGCATGATGCGGCAGCTGCGCGCCGCGGCCGACGCCCTCGGGAAGACGATCGTGCTCGTCGTGCACGACGTGAACTTCGCCTCCGCGTACGCCGATCGGATCATCGCCCTTGCTGACGGCGAGCTCGTCGCGTCGGGCACGCCAGACGAGATCATGACGCCCGAGGTGCTCGAACGCGTCTTCGGGACCGAGGTTGAGGTCATCGAGCACGCCGGCAACAAGGTGGCTATCTACTACCGGGTGGACTGACCCGCCCCGGGTGTGAGCCTGGCCAGCCCGGGCCCTCGCCTGGCCACCCCCGGCCCGCACCGGCTCGCACCCGGCCACCCCCGGCCCGCCAGAGAGCCCCATCTCTGCGGGACACCCCGTACCCGGCGGTAGGTAAGGCAGGGTCTTGCAAGGAACTACCTCGCTGGCGGGCTCGCCTACCGGAACGAGCGCCAGAAACAGCACAGGGCGGGTGGAACCGAAGTTCCACCCGCCCTCTCCGCGTGAGCCCGTATCGGGCCGCGTTAGACGCGCGCCGCGATCGCGTTCAGTGCGCTCTCGAAGAACGCGAGGCCGTCGACGCCCGAGCGCATCGCTGCCGAGGTGTCGGGCCCGAAGCCAGCCTCGATCGCGTGCTCGGGGTGCGGCATGAGGCCGACGACGTTGCCACGCTCGTTGGTGAGGCCAGCAATATCGTTCAGCGAACCGTTCGGGTTGATGCCCGCGTAACGGAACGCGACGAGGCCGTCGCCCTCGAGCTGCTTCAGGGTCTCGTCGCTCGCGATGTAGCCGCCGTCGCCGTTCTTCAGCGGGATGACGATCTCCTGGCCCTGCGTGAACGAGCTGGTCCAAGCGGTCGACGCGTTCTCAACGACGAGGCGCTGGTCGCGGCGGATGAACTGCTGGTGCGCGTTGCGGATCAGGCCGCCGGGCAGCAGGTGCGCCTCGACGAGCATCTGGAAGCCGTTGCAGATGCCGAGCACGGGCATACCCTTGCCAGCGGCGTCGATAACCTCGGTCATGATCGGGGCGAGCGCCGCGATCGCGCCGGGGCGCAGGTAGTCGCCGTAGCTGAACCCGCCGGGGAGGATGATCGCGTCGACATCCTGCAGGTCGTGGTCAGCGTGCCAGAGCGCGACGGGCTCGGCGCCGATGAGGCGAACAGCGCGCTGCGCGTCGCGGTCGTCGAGCGAGCCGGGGAAGGTGACTACACCGATGCGGGTCGCCATTAGCGCGCCTCGACAGCGACGCCGTCAACCGAGATCGCGACAACGTCCTCGATGACCGAGTTCGAGAGGATCTCGTCTGCCATCTGGCGAACCTCTGCGAGCACGTCTTCGGTGACCTCGCCCTGCACGGTCAGCTCGAAGCGCTTTCCGATGCGGACGTTCTCAAACTTGCCGTGACCGAGGCGCTCAAGCGCTCCCGTCGTCGCCTTACCCTGGGGGTCGAGGAGTTCGGCCTTGGGCATGACATCAACAACAATCGTGGGCAAGGAGTGCCTCCAGGTTCGCGAAATAAACGGGATGCGTACCGAATCAGTCTACCCTGGCTGTACACGGTGCGCTCGCCGGGCGCTGCCGCCGTTGCCGAACCCTTGGAGGGGCCACGTGACTCAGACTTTCCTGACCAGCCGACTCCCAATCGTCGCCGCCCCGATGGCGGGAGGTGCGACAACGGTTGCCCTCGCAGCAGCAGCCGCTGAGGGCGGAGCCTTCCCGTTCCTCGCAGCCGGGTACAAGGCTCCCGAGGCGCTCCGCGATGAGGTCGCCGCGCTGCGCGGGCGCACCGGCGACTTTGGCGTGAACCTGTTTGTCCCGGGAAGAGGCGAAGTCGACGTCGTGGGGTTCGCGGCGTATGCGGCCGCGATCTCTGACGAGCTCGGGGCGTACGGCCTGAAGCTTGGCCGGGTTCCTGCGGAAGACGACGACGCGTGGGGCGCGAAGCTGCAGGTGCTGCGCGAGGATCCAGTGCCCGTCGTCTCGCTCACATTCGGGCTGCCGCCGACGAGCGATATCGCCCTCCTCAAACGCGCGGGATCGGCCATCGTCGCGACCGTGACCACCGCCGACGAGGCTCGCGCCGCCGACGAGGCCGGCGTCGACGCGCTCATCGT
Encoded here:
- the hemL gene encoding glutamate-1-semialdehyde 2,1-aminomutase, with product MSAGAGAAAGAGANAEFAARAARLIPGGVNSPVRAFGSVGGTPRFFVSGSGATVTDADGREYVDLVGAWGPALLGHAHPAVVEAVQQAAARGLGFGASVPGEYELAEEIIARMPEVDLVRLVSTGTEATMTAIRVARGATGRPLIIKFAGHYHGHSDGLLAAAGSGLATFGLPGSAGVTAETAGQTLVLPYNNLAALEHAFETHPGEIAAVITESAAANMGILPPDPGFTEGLIRLAHAHGALVITDEVLTGFRASASGYWGIEREGMPDGLQPDLFTFGKVVGGGLPLAALGGRRDLMEQLAPLGPVYQGGTLSGNPLAVAAGLATLRNADDAVYERLAAAADALAVELDDALTAAGVAHRVQRAGTLLSVLFGDYPVAPATYDDVLGQDTAKHRAFFHSMLEAGVNLPPSAFEAWFVSAAHDDRVIGRIAGALPAAARAAAAA
- the purL gene encoding phosphoribosylformylglycinamidine synthase subunit PurL translates to MTDFAASTIRPDTVADAAATPEKEQPYAALGLKPDEYDKIREILGRRPTSGELAMYSVMWSEHCSYKSSKIYLRQFGKKVNDKMRERLLVGMGENAGVIDVGEGLAVTFKVESHNHPSYIEPFQGAATGVGGIIRDIISMGARPVAVMDQLRFGAIDDPDTARVVHGVVSGISSYANCLGLPNLGGETVFDGVYQQNPLVNALGVGVLRHEDLHTANASGLGNKVVLFGARTGGDGIGGASILASDSFDEGGPTKRPAVQVGDPFAEKVLIECCLELFQGELVEGIQDLGAAGISCATSELAANGDGGMFIELDSVLLRDPSLTAEEILMSESQERMMAIVAPEKLDEFLAVTAKWDVETSVLGEVTDTNRLVINWRGEEIVNVDPSTVAVDGPVYERPVAYPTWIDALQADSVNAAGLARDEDGDALRAQLLAVSSSPNQADVSWVTNQYDYYVGGNTALSFPDGAGMIRVNEETGLGVAISTDANGRYCQLDPYAGAQLALGEAYRNVATSGAVPTAVTDCLNFGSPENPEVMWQFSQAVEGLSDACLELEVPVTGGNVSFYNQTGDTPIHPTPVVGVLGIIDDVARRIPSGWQDQGENLYLLGVTRDELDGSAWAEAVHSHLGGLPPKADLDAERTLAELLHAASQGGLLSAAVDLSEGGLAQAVVDGALRFGIGARVWITEIMERDGVDAVAALFSESQGRVLVAVPHEEDVKFRGLCEGRNYPVLKVGVTDLAGADAAIEVQDRFTLPLAELRASVEATLPAAFGPVIAE
- a CDS encoding GNAT family N-acetyltransferase yields the protein MNAASNPLIRPILAAEYPAEVALLNAAYSAGPYAADLDGDPEWERSVNDTAGRDADGQVIVIEESGKLLGAASVLRPGTSHAKLAGEGEAELRLVAVDPGAQGRGIGEALVRAGLEVALGWGRSALRLDTGVRNPAQRLYARLGFKHTAELDAQRTSTGYGDSLTYRYALQERTDVRVRLIRAEEVPAVSALVLAAYRDDYAHLDPGYLAQIADVAARAEAHLVWVAEDVKTGELLGTVTTPRHRELLTEVSVPGEMDIRLLGVSQSARGRGIGELLTKHSMRLARIRGIDRLVLETSPLMEAAWRLYERLGFERLSERDRAITLASGDELRLLTYAHATGETA
- a CDS encoding siderophore ABC transporter substrate-binding protein codes for the protein MTLRTSRKPRLLGLAAIAASAALVLSACSSSPAEDAEAKPEAGSTVSITDNYGTVDVPVNPKTVVALDNHVFETLTEWDVKLAAAPKGIMGSVWPGYTDNEDVVDIGSHREPNLEAIVAAQPDLIIAGYRFGDSYEDIKKQNPDSVVIDIAPREGEDLMTELKRGNTILGQIFDHEDEAEATNEKLDDAIAGAKKAYNGTDTVMAVNTSGGKIGYLAPGVGRSVGPVFGALGLVPALEVEGASSDHQGDDISVEAIAASNPEWIIALDRDASFAPEEREEGSAPAAELIAGSEALKNVPAVTKGNIIYLDANFYLTEDIHAYTELFEQIQAAFAAA
- a CDS encoding ABC transporter permease, with amino-acid sequence MNVNSTSAGNGGEGTPARESGRPRVRPVTPRASIDSALPDAGDEIAPEKRARVWPLALATLVVVGLLAASLFIGVYDITDGDLGAEMMWITRVPRTVALMLAGAAMAASGLVMQMLTQNRFVDATTSGTTEWASLGLLLTAIVAPSVGLVGRMVVSSLFAFIGAMAFMLILRRIVIRSTLVVPLIGIMLGAVISALTTFLAVQFNLLQMVGTWFMGSFTSVVRGRYEVLWIVAIVTLLVFLLADRITVAGLGREVATSVGMRYETILIAGTALVAVAAGVTTVVVGFLPFLGLVVPNVVATLRGDNVRSNLPWVCLGGIALVTVCDIIGRTIRMPFEIPVSMVLGMVGAVVFITILMRGRSRA
- a CDS encoding iron chelate uptake ABC transporter family permease subunit, which produces MREPIQLSPEGELPIPPEPALPRWRQLLPIAIVFVVAILFAIAILTYANPAQPGSAGFWVIVRSRAASLGTIALVAVCQAVATVLFHTATSNRILTPSILGFDALYVLTQTALVYVFGTAATGLEGIPKILAQSGLMVIFATALYGWLFSGKRANLHLLLLVGVVLGIGFGSVSTFMQRMLTPSEFDVLSARLFGSIGNGNIEYLPFAATIALGILVFVWRRRRVYDVVALGRDAAVSLGVNYRREVVTILVLVAVLVSVSVTMVGPMTFYGFLVATLAYQFARNDSHAEIIPLAIGIGLVTLLGATFVLKHIFSAGGLVTVIIEFAGGLLFLIVLLRKGLR
- a CDS encoding ABC transporter ATP-binding protein, translating into MIQLTSVGKDYAGKRVLGPIDLTIEPGGITALIGPNGAGKSTMLTIIGRLLGADAGTVTVGGLDVTQAKPKELAKVVSILRQENHFMARLTVRQLVTFGRFPHSAGRTTEADRRAIHAAIAFLDLAGMEDRFIDELSGGQRQRAFVAMVLAQDTDYVLLDEPLTGLDMRHAAGMMRQLRAAADALGKTIVLVVHDVNFASAYADRIIALADGELVASGTPDEIMTPEVLERVFGTEVEVIEHAGNKVAIYYRVD
- the purQ gene encoding phosphoribosylformylglycinamidine synthase subunit PurQ; the protein is MATRIGVVTFPGSLDDRDAQRAVRLIGAEPVALWHADHDLQDVDAIILPGGFSYGDYLRPGAIAALAPIMTEVIDAAGKGMPVLGICNGFQMLVEAHLLPGGLIRNAHQQFIRRDQRLVVENASTAWTSSFTQGQEIVIPLKNGDGGYIASDETLKQLEGDGLVAFRYAGINPNGSLNDIAGLTNERGNVVGLMPHPEHAIEAGFGPDTSAAMRSGVDGLAFFESALNAIAARV
- the purS gene encoding phosphoribosylformylglycinamidine synthase subunit PurS yields the protein MPTIVVDVMPKAELLDPQGKATTGALERLGHGKFENVRIGKRFELTVQGEVTEDVLAEVRQMADEILSNSVIEDVVAISVDGVAVEAR